A section of the Cinclus cinclus chromosome 27, bCinCin1.1, whole genome shotgun sequence genome encodes:
- the GPR61 gene encoding G-protein coupled receptor 61, translating into MEPFLPSPWGWNGSGGGSRPPNSTAEAKPKDAASKSVGLFFMVLLDLTAIVGNAAVMTVIAKTPALRKFVFVFHLCLVDFLAALTLMPLEMLSGSAVFESPGLGEAVCRVYLFLSVCLTSMCILSISTVNVERYYYVVHPLRYEVRMTAGLVAGVLAGVWLKAVATSLVPVLGWLSPDRPPVPGAHGCSLQWSRGPSCKVFVVFFATFYFVLPLLIIVVVYCGMFKVARVAAMHHGPPPTWMETPRRRSASLSSRSTMVTTSGAPRTTPQRMFGGGKAAVVLLAVGGQFLFCWLPYFSFQLYTALSTRPLAGPVAETVVTWLGFCCFTSNPFFYGCLNRQIRGELGRLLTCFFKQPPEEDLRLPSREGSIEENFLQFLQSTGRPPEPPSPERDLPPVDFRIPGQIEEEAAEGMDWGGGSGVFMPVAGSAKAGL; encoded by the coding sequence ATGGAGcccttcctgccctccccatgGGGCTGGAATGGCTCTGGAGGGGGGTCCCGGCCCCCCAACAGCACTGCCGAGGCCAAGCCCAAGGACGCGGCCTCCAAGTCTGTGGGGCTGTTCTTCATGGTGCTGCTGGACCTCACGGCCATCGTGGGCAACGCCGCCGTCATGACGGTCATCGCTAAGACGCCGGCGCTGCGCAAGTTCGTCTTTGTGTTCCACCTGTGCCTGGTGGATTTCCTGGCTGCCCTCACGCTGATGCCGCTGGAGATGCTGTCGGGCTCAGCCGTGTTCGAGAGTCCGGGGCTGGGAGAGGCCGTGTGCCGCGTGTACCTGTTCCTCAGCGTGTGCCTCACTTCCATGTGCATCCTCTCCATCTCCACCGTCAACGTGGAGCGCTACTACTACGTGGTGCACCCGCTGCGCTACGAGGTGCGGATGACCGCGGGGCTGGTGGCCGGAGTGCTGGCTGGTGTGTGGCTCAAGGCTGTGGCCACCTCGCTGGTGCCCGTGCTGGGCTGGTTGTCCCCCGACCGCCCACCAGTGCCTGGAGCTCACGGCTGCTCCTTGCAGTGGAGCCGTGGGCCATCCTGCAAGGTCTTTGTGGTCTTCTTCGCCACCTTCTACTTCGTCCTTCCCCTCCTCATCATCGTCGTGGTCTACTGTGGCATGTTCAAGGTGGCACGGGTGGCAGCTATGCACCATGGCCCGCCGCCCACCTGGATGGAGACGCCGCGCCGGCGCTCGGCATCACTCAGCAGCCGCTCCACCATGGTCACCACCTCGGGGGCTCCTCGGACCACCCCACAGAGGATGTTTGGTGGGGGCAAGGCGGCCGTcgtgctgctggctgtgggcGGCCAGTTCCTCTTCTGCTGGTTGCCCTACTTCTCCTTCCAGCTGTACACAGCGCTGAGCACTCGGCCCTTGGCCGGGCCGGTGGCTGAGACTGTGGTCACCTGGCTGGGTTTCTGCTGCTTCACCTCCAACCCCTTCTTCTATGGCTGCCTCAACCGACAGATCCGCGGGGAGCTCGGCCGGCTCCTCACCTGCTTCTTCAAGCAGCCCCCCGAGGAGGACTTGCGGCTGCCGAGCCGTGAGGGCTCCATCGAGGAGAACTTTCTACAGTTCCTCCAGAGCACTGGGCGCCCACCAGagccccccagccctgagcGGGACCTGCCCCCTGTGGATTTCCGCATCCCGGGGCAGATCGAGGAGGAGGCGGCAGAGGGGATGgattggggtggggggagcggGGTGTTCATGCCTGTGGCGGGCTCTGCCAAAGCGGGGCTGTAG